A window of Oligoflexus sp. contains these coding sequences:
- the cutA gene encoding divalent-cation tolerance protein CutA — MISVLYVPCGNRDEAESISHKLIEEQLIACANIIPAADSLYMWEGMLEQTQESILLVKTSPEYRGRVMQRIEELHSYSCPCIIEWKIEAVNPAYSKWVHDSLKTEPKPETL; from the coding sequence ATGATCAGCGTACTTTACGTCCCCTGTGGCAATCGCGACGAGGCCGAAAGCATCAGTCATAAGCTGATTGAAGAGCAGCTTATCGCCTGCGCGAACATCATCCCAGCCGCCGATTCCCTTTACATGTGGGAAGGCATGCTGGAGCAGACCCAGGAAAGCATCCTCCTGGTCAAAACCAGTCCGGAATATCGAGGCCGCGTGATGCAAAGGATCGAGGAGCTTCATAGCTACAGCTGCCCCTGCATTATCGAATGGAAAATTGAAGCGGTGAACCCCGCTTATTCGAAATGGGTGCATGATTCGCTCAAAACCGAACCCAAACCCGAAACTCTTTAA
- the dtd gene encoding D-aminoacyl-tRNA deacylase, translating to MRAVIQRVSRADVKVEDKVVGSIEAGLLVYLGLHHSDGPELVPLMADKIVNLRIFPNDEGRFDRSVLDVGGSLLIVSQFTLYGDCRKGRRPNFQDAAPPDKARALYEQFLECAAGKGVRVEAGVFQAHMEVSAVNDGPVTIIMDLPN from the coding sequence ATGAGAGCCGTGATTCAAAGAGTCAGCCGCGCTGATGTCAAAGTTGAAGACAAAGTTGTAGGCAGTATCGAGGCTGGCCTTCTGGTGTATCTAGGCCTGCATCACAGCGATGGGCCGGAGCTCGTGCCGCTGATGGCCGACAAGATCGTGAACCTTCGCATCTTTCCGAATGATGAGGGACGCTTTGATCGGTCGGTGCTGGATGTGGGCGGCAGCCTTTTGATTGTCAGTCAATTCACTCTTTACGGTGATTGTCGCAAAGGACGACGGCCGAACTTTCAGGATGCGGCACCACCGGACAAGGCGCGTGCGCTTTATGAACAGTTCCTGGAATGCGCGGCAGGTAAAGGCGTTCGGGTGGAAGCAGGAGTTTTTCAGGCCCATATGGAAGTCAGCGCAGTGAACGACGGACCGGTGACCATTATCATGGATCTTCCCAACTAA